In the Alteromonas sp. M12 genome, one interval contains:
- a CDS encoding ABC transporter permease, whose protein sequence is MFTYYLRLALKSIKRNPILSALMITAIGLGIGASMTTVTVNYLMSANPIPHKSEQLFYVQLDSWSQFEPAREPNEPPDQITWTEATNLMQAKQAYRQTAMASTGGVVEPQGQDEKPFMASIRLAFSDFFPMFDAPFLFGSGWPDSSDDNREYVVVISKATNERVFGGENSVGRTIRIVGENFRVVGVLNDWLLVPRFYDVTTGAFDETEEVFMPFYMKQELELSNGGNTNCWKTPEGEGFAAFLQSECVNYQMWVELRNANEKAQYMDFLNNYVNEQKALGRFARPLNNRLSNVMEWMENQEVVADDAQIMMWVSFMFLLVCLLNTIGLLLAKFTGKAAEIGLRRAVGASKTDLFIQHIVETACIGIAGGILGLGLAFLGLEGIKSLYGEFVQNLVGLDITMMASAILLALVSSILAGMYPTWRACNIAPASQLKSQ, encoded by the coding sequence ATGTTTACTTATTATCTGCGTTTGGCCCTAAAAAGCATCAAGCGAAACCCTATTTTAAGTGCACTGATGATCACCGCTATTGGTCTTGGTATTGGTGCAAGTATGACTACGGTAACAGTTAACTATCTGATGTCAGCTAATCCCATTCCCCATAAAAGTGAACAACTTTTCTATGTGCAATTAGACAGTTGGTCACAGTTTGAACCTGCCCGCGAGCCGAATGAGCCACCGGATCAAATCACCTGGACTGAAGCCACCAATTTGATGCAAGCAAAACAAGCGTATCGGCAAACAGCCATGGCTTCTACCGGCGGTGTTGTCGAACCTCAAGGTCAAGATGAGAAGCCCTTTATGGCCAGCATTCGTTTAGCCTTTTCTGATTTTTTCCCGATGTTTGATGCCCCTTTTTTGTTTGGCAGTGGCTGGCCTGATAGCAGCGATGACAATAGAGAATATGTGGTGGTGATCAGCAAAGCCACGAATGAACGTGTGTTTGGAGGAGAAAACTCTGTTGGTCGTACGATTCGGATTGTAGGCGAAAACTTCCGAGTGGTGGGTGTTTTAAACGATTGGCTGTTAGTTCCACGGTTTTATGATGTCACCACTGGTGCCTTTGATGAAACCGAAGAAGTCTTTATGCCGTTTTATATGAAGCAAGAATTAGAATTATCTAATGGCGGCAATACCAATTGTTGGAAAACCCCAGAAGGTGAAGGTTTTGCTGCATTTTTACAATCTGAGTGTGTTAACTATCAGATGTGGGTTGAACTTAGAAACGCAAATGAAAAAGCCCAGTACATGGATTTTTTAAATAACTATGTCAACGAACAAAAAGCCTTAGGACGTTTTGCCCGCCCATTGAACAACCGCCTTTCTAACGTCATGGAATGGATGGAAAACCAAGAAGTGGTTGCCGACGACGCCCAAATCATGATGTGGGTGTCCTTTATGTTTTTATTAGTTTGCCTGCTTAATACCATAGGTTTGTTGCTGGCAAAATTTACTGGAAAAGCTGCAGAAATAGGTTTACGCAGAGCGGTAGGCGCGTCTAAAACAGACCTGTTTATTCAGCATATCGTCGAAACGGCCTGCATTGGCATAGCCGGCGGTATTTTGGGACTGGGTTTAGCCTTTCTTGGACTCGAAGGTATTAAATCTTTGTACGGTGAGTTTGTGCAAAATTTAGTTGGACTGGATATTACCATGATGGCCAGTGCGATTTTACTTGCGTTAGTTTCGAGTATTTTAGCCGGCATGTACCCTACTTGGCGCGCCTGTAACATCGCCCCAGCCAGCCAATTAAAAAGTCAATAA
- a CDS encoding FtsX-like permease family protein has protein sequence MSSNQWEIGPIFRALMRNKVGAILIAIQIAVTMTIVVNSIFIILERAQRIERESGIDEANSFYLTTTGFGTSFDPKSTAIDDLALIRATPGVLDAIQINAIPVSGGGWSMSFQTEPGEEKESEGAAIYMVDEHAINALDLEVIAGENFLPNDVRWRQRSVTDWPDNVLITKVLAESLFADIPYQNVVGKTIYIRQTEPMIVKGIVDKIQAPWVGWDDLEHTVLTPELTEFESNRYYIRALPGQRDAIMPIIEEALASSNKQRIIRNMRTVQETRERSYRGDTAMIKILSTTMVILTIVTGLGIVGLASFSVNRRKKQIGTRRALGASQGSIVRYFMIENFLISTVGVVLGAVLTVGLNMLLVNMFSLNALDWYFVPAGMLVLWIVGQIAVFGPAQKAANIPPALATRTV, from the coding sequence ATGAGCTCTAATCAATGGGAAATTGGTCCAATCTTTCGTGCTTTAATGCGCAACAAGGTGGGTGCCATTTTGATTGCAATACAAATTGCCGTCACTATGACAATAGTGGTCAATTCAATATTTATTATTCTTGAACGTGCGCAACGTATCGAGCGAGAAAGCGGCATCGATGAGGCCAATAGCTTTTACCTAACCACTACAGGTTTTGGTACGAGTTTTGATCCTAAAAGTACCGCCATTGATGATTTAGCATTAATCCGCGCTACGCCTGGGGTACTAGATGCAATCCAAATTAACGCCATTCCTGTGAGTGGTGGTGGCTGGTCGATGAGTTTTCAAACTGAACCAGGCGAAGAAAAAGAAAGCGAAGGCGCTGCGATTTATATGGTCGATGAACACGCCATCAATGCACTTGATTTAGAAGTAATTGCCGGTGAAAACTTCTTACCGAACGACGTGAGGTGGCGGCAACGAAGTGTGACCGATTGGCCTGATAATGTACTTATTACTAAAGTCCTTGCGGAGTCTTTATTTGCGGATATCCCTTATCAAAATGTAGTGGGTAAAACCATTTATATTCGTCAAACAGAACCTATGATCGTAAAAGGGATTGTCGATAAAATTCAAGCTCCTTGGGTGGGTTGGGATGACTTAGAACACACAGTTCTTACACCGGAGTTAACCGAGTTTGAGTCCAATCGCTACTATATCCGCGCTCTACCAGGACAACGTGATGCAATAATGCCGATTATTGAAGAAGCGCTAGCCTCATCAAATAAACAACGCATTATTCGCAACATGCGTACCGTTCAAGAAACACGAGAACGCAGCTATCGCGGAGATACCGCGATGATAAAAATACTTTCAACCACTATGGTAATCCTTACCATAGTAACCGGGTTAGGTATTGTTGGTTTAGCCAGCTTTAGTGTTAATCGTCGTAAAAAACAAATAGGCACACGGAGAGCGTTAGGGGCAAGTCAAGGGTCGATTGTGCGTTACTTCATGATTGAGAATTTTTTGATAAGCACTGTAGGTGTCGTCTTAGGTGCCGTACTAACAGTTGGTTTAAATATGTTGTTAGTGAATATGTTTAGCCTGAATGCACTAGATTGGTATTTTGTGCCCGCAGGTATGTTAGTACTTTGGATTGTAGGGCAAATAGCGGTATTTGGCCCCGCACAAAAAGCGGCGAATATCCCGCCGGCATTGGCCACTAGAACGGTCTGA
- the modC gene encoding molybdenum ABC transporter ATP-binding protein produces the protein MSLLVRFSKPLKSRTIDVKLDVNSAGVTAIFGPSGAGKTTLLRVIAGLDKYPNAEVTFDKKVWQNASTWIAPENRHIGMVFQQPSLFEHLNVAQNIYFYQGLKAHKGRKKRFDVSQLIELLQLTPLLNRLPKTLSGGEQQRVAIVRALATQPDLLLMDEPLSALDEQLKSQFLDYLEPLLEQIAIPVIYVTHSKSELARVAKQVVLMDKTGITGQGESTELLTDLNQPLTLGSDLQSVLSAKVELIDEQQHVSALITQAGQLWVSVINKPIDQRMKVVIHAKDVSVSLSRAADTSILNVLPADIMDFKFTENGSVILKLKVGTSVILSQITQRSFEQLKLAKHLRVFAQIKGVVLK, from the coding sequence ATGAGCCTATTGGTACGTTTCTCGAAACCACTAAAGAGTAGAACGATTGACGTTAAACTAGATGTTAACAGTGCTGGTGTGACGGCCATCTTCGGTCCATCTGGTGCGGGTAAAACAACTTTGCTGAGGGTTATTGCTGGATTAGATAAATATCCGAATGCTGAAGTCACTTTTGATAAAAAAGTTTGGCAGAATGCGAGTACATGGATTGCCCCTGAGAACCGTCATATCGGTATGGTGTTTCAACAACCGAGTTTGTTTGAACATCTAAATGTTGCGCAAAATATTTACTTTTACCAAGGATTAAAAGCCCATAAAGGTCGCAAAAAGCGGTTTGATGTTTCGCAGTTAATTGAATTATTGCAATTAACTCCCTTGTTAAATCGCTTACCTAAAACATTATCAGGTGGCGAGCAGCAAAGAGTCGCTATCGTCAGAGCTTTAGCGACACAACCCGATTTATTATTGATGGATGAGCCGCTGTCTGCTTTAGATGAGCAACTTAAAAGCCAATTTTTAGATTATTTAGAACCTTTACTTGAACAAATTGCGATACCCGTCATCTATGTTACCCATTCTAAGTCTGAATTGGCCCGAGTTGCTAAACAGGTAGTGTTGATGGATAAAACAGGTATTACAGGGCAGGGGGAAAGTACAGAATTACTCACAGATCTCAATCAACCATTGACCTTGGGATCAGATCTTCAAAGTGTATTAAGTGCCAAGGTTGAATTGATTGATGAGCAACAGCATGTCAGCGCTTTAATAACCCAAGCTGGACAGCTTTGGGTAAGTGTTATCAACAAACCAATAGATCAACGAATGAAGGTGGTGATACACGCAAAAGACGTCAGTGTGAGTTTATCCCGGGCTGCAGATACCAGTATCCTTAATGTGCTGCCAGCCGACATAATGGATTTTAAGTTCACTGAAAACGGTAGTGTTATTTTAAAATTGAAAGTAGGCACTAGTGTTATTCTCAGTCAAATTACCCAACGATCCTTTGAGCAATTAAAGTTAGCCAAACATCTTCGAGTGTTCGCACAAATCAAAGGTGTTGTTTTAAAGTAA
- the modB gene encoding molybdate ABC transporter permease subunit, with protein sequence MMLSETDLIAFWLTIKLALISTVLLLVIGFPLSFWLAKSKWRYKFIFEALVALPLVLPPTVLGFYLLILMSPNGVLGEISNALGTGNLAFSFTGLIIGSCIYSLPFVIQPLQTAFVNLQQRPLDVAATLGASKSERLFRIIIPLLKPGIISAAVLGFAHTLGEFGVVLMIGGNIPGQTQVVSIAIYEHVESLEYQQAHWLAGTLLLFSFVLLLIVYATNKGFKVVNK encoded by the coding sequence ATGATGTTAAGCGAAACGGATTTAATAGCCTTTTGGCTAACCATTAAATTAGCACTTATATCCACCGTTTTATTATTAGTGATAGGCTTTCCATTAAGCTTTTGGTTAGCTAAATCTAAGTGGCGTTATAAGTTTATATTTGAAGCATTAGTGGCGCTTCCTTTAGTTTTACCTCCTACCGTTCTTGGTTTCTATTTATTAATTTTGATGAGTCCAAATGGGGTGTTGGGAGAAATATCCAATGCGCTAGGAACTGGTAATTTAGCCTTTAGTTTTACCGGCTTGATCATAGGCTCTTGCATCTATTCTTTGCCGTTTGTCATTCAACCCCTGCAAACTGCATTTGTAAATTTGCAACAACGTCCGTTAGATGTAGCTGCAACGTTAGGGGCGTCAAAGTCAGAACGCTTGTTTCGGATTATCATTCCATTGTTAAAACCAGGGATCATCAGTGCTGCAGTCTTAGGGTTTGCTCATACCTTAGGAGAGTTCGGTGTAGTGTTAATGATTGGAGGTAATATTCCTGGTCAAACTCAAGTGGTTTCAATCGCAATATACGAACACGTAGAATCACTTGAGTATCAACAGGCACATTGGTTAGCAGGCACATTGTTGTTGTTTTCGTTTGTTTTGTTGTTAATTGTTTATGCAACCAACAAAGGTTTCAAAGTGGTGAATAAATGA
- the modA gene encoding molybdate ABC transporter substrate-binding protein: MVRFYLGKVFLLNPMQKLKQRYTGKLVRVLCGVLFLFYLHSAAANQVIHVAVASNFLSTLKQLKSEFERTHNSKVLISAASTGKLYAQISHGAPFDIFFSADDVRPQQLEALGFSKHHKAFTYAYGKLVVFHPSIESTQFSLSQLANNRVEHIAIANPKLAPYGLAAKNWLLSKGIWQAVSDKIVMGENINQAMQFVKSGNAQVAIVALSMMKEEPISAFSELLTTDYQPIRQQGILLSNNKNTAQFAAFLFTEPAQTIIQQNGYILP; this comes from the coding sequence ATGGTGAGATTTTACCTTGGTAAAGTATTTCTGTTAAACCCCATGCAAAAACTTAAACAACGCTATACCGGAAAATTAGTTCGAGTGCTGTGTGGGGTACTCTTTCTTTTTTATCTGCACAGTGCAGCGGCGAATCAAGTGATTCATGTGGCGGTTGCAAGTAACTTTTTATCTACGTTAAAACAATTAAAGTCTGAGTTTGAACGCACCCACAATAGCAAAGTTTTAATTAGCGCAGCCTCTACCGGAAAATTGTATGCGCAAATTTCCCACGGCGCGCCATTCGATATATTTTTTTCCGCCGACGATGTACGCCCTCAACAGTTGGAAGCGCTAGGTTTTTCCAAACATCACAAGGCATTTACCTATGCCTATGGGAAGCTGGTAGTGTTTCATCCGAGTATTGAATCAACGCAGTTTTCGTTAAGCCAGTTAGCCAACAATCGTGTTGAACATATTGCGATTGCCAATCCAAAACTGGCACCTTATGGGTTAGCGGCTAAAAATTGGCTACTGAGTAAAGGCATTTGGCAAGCAGTAAGTGATAAAATTGTAATGGGAGAAAATATTAATCAAGCCATGCAATTTGTGAAATCAGGCAATGCGCAAGTTGCCATAGTTGCGTTGAGTATGATGAAGGAAGAGCCTATCAGTGCGTTTTCTGAGTTGCTGACGACAGATTATCAACCCATAAGACAACAAGGAATTTTACTGTCCAATAATAAAAATACTGCCCAATTCGCAGCCTTTTTATTTACTGAACCTGCTCAAACCATCATTCAGCAAAATGGTTACATCTTGCCATGA
- a CDS encoding SDR family oxidoreductase, translated as MPNAVITGANRGIGLELTKQLLAQGWDVYALCRNSSDELDKSGAKVVTKVDVGNPDSLPSALAKIKDVKIDLLINNAGVLGRDSIKEWDPHTIEHQFRVNALGPLLVTQTLLEQLKKGAKVAHITSRMGSLTDNSSGGYYGYRMSKAALNAVGVSMANDLKERGIAVALLHPGYVQTEMVSYGGDISAQDAASRLLTRIEELNLDNTGSFWHSNGEILPW; from the coding sequence ATGCCAAATGCAGTTATAACCGGTGCAAATCGCGGTATTGGGTTGGAATTAACCAAGCAGCTTTTAGCCCAAGGTTGGGACGTGTATGCGTTATGTCGTAACAGTTCGGACGAGTTAGATAAAAGTGGAGCTAAGGTCGTTACAAAAGTCGATGTAGGCAATCCCGACTCACTACCGAGTGCATTAGCCAAAATAAAAGATGTGAAAATTGATTTATTAATCAATAACGCTGGCGTGTTAGGTAGAGATTCAATAAAAGAGTGGGACCCTCATACGATTGAACATCAATTTAGAGTCAATGCCCTAGGCCCGTTACTCGTTACCCAAACCTTGCTAGAGCAGCTTAAAAAAGGCGCTAAAGTAGCTCATATCACCAGTCGAATGGGATCGTTGACCGACAATAGCTCTGGTGGTTATTACGGCTATCGAATGTCTAAAGCTGCCCTTAATGCCGTCGGTGTTTCTATGGCAAACGATCTTAAGGAACGTGGCATAGCTGTTGCGTTATTGCACCCTGGCTATGTTCAAACTGAAATGGTCAGTTATGGTGGAGATATCTCAGCACAAGATGCAGCATCGCGTCTATTGACTCGCATTGAAGAGTTAAATTTAGATAATACTGGTAGCTTTTGGCATTCCAATGGTGAGATTTTACCTTGGTAA
- the kdsB gene encoding 3-deoxy-manno-octulosonate cytidylyltransferase, translating to MKFTVIIPARYASTRFPGKPLVEIGGKPMVQHVYERALEAGATRVIVATDDARIAKTVTDFGGNYCMTAAHHESGTERLAEVVDVEGLLAHELVVNVQGDEPFIPAENIRQVAENLFQYKDAEMATLGVKITDVEDAFNPNVVKVVTDKMGYALYFSRSAIPYDRSRFMDADSIDEIGDFYLRHIGIYAYRAGFIKQYVNMAPSGLEQIESLEQLRVLWHGERIHVDEAQKAPPTGIDTPEDLEKLIQTLQNGE from the coding sequence ATGAAATTTACCGTGATTATTCCTGCTCGCTATGCATCTACGCGGTTTCCTGGAAAACCACTAGTTGAAATTGGCGGTAAACCAATGGTTCAACACGTTTATGAGAGAGCGCTGGAAGCAGGGGCTACCCGAGTGATAGTGGCTACCGATGATGCGCGTATAGCAAAAACCGTCACCGATTTTGGTGGTAATTACTGTATGACAGCTGCACATCACGAATCAGGCACGGAAAGGCTGGCAGAAGTGGTGGATGTCGAAGGTTTGTTAGCACACGAATTAGTTGTCAATGTGCAGGGGGACGAACCTTTTATCCCCGCCGAGAATATACGCCAAGTAGCAGAGAATTTATTTCAATATAAAGACGCTGAAATGGCGACCTTGGGAGTCAAGATTACCGATGTTGAAGACGCCTTCAATCCAAACGTGGTAAAAGTCGTAACCGATAAGATGGGCTATGCGTTGTATTTTTCTCGCTCAGCAATACCCTATGACAGATCACGCTTTATGGACGCCGACAGTATTGATGAAATTGGTGATTTTTACCTAAGACATATTGGCATTTATGCCTATCGAGCTGGCTTTATTAAGCAATATGTCAATATGGCGCCATCAGGGCTTGAACAGATAGAATCGTTAGAACAATTGCGTGTTTTATGGCATGGAGAACGCATCCATGTTGATGAAGCGCAAAAAGCGCCACCAACAGGAATTGATACTCCTGAAGATTTAGAAAAGCTGATTCAAACCTTACAAAATGGAGAGTGA
- a CDS encoding Trm112 family protein, with product MAFDKKLLEILACPVCKGKLQYQAKDSELICRFDRLAYSIKDNIPVMLENEARELTSTDIENLDKAKQ from the coding sequence ATGGCATTTGATAAAAAACTACTGGAAATACTGGCGTGTCCAGTATGTAAAGGTAAGCTGCAATATCAGGCTAAAGATTCTGAGTTGATTTGTCGGTTTGACCGGTTAGCATATTCAATTAAAGATAATATTCCGGTTATGCTTGAAAATGAAGCACGGGAGTTAACATCCACTGATATAGAAAATTTGGATAAAGCGAAACAATGA
- the lpxK gene encoding tetraacyldisaccharide 4'-kinase, translated as MTFIEKVWFDNLPQYQLVKWVLLPLTCLFWLLSGLRRAGYKLGWLKSHKIPVPVIVVGNISVGGNGKTPLVVYLAKWLTEQGYKPGILSRGYGGNASLFPSSVDFESDVNRVGDEPLLIKRRANCPVVIDPKRPRGAKYLVDKHQCNVVICDDGLQHYALQRDIEIVVIDGARKHGNGWLLPMGPLREKQSRLKTVDFVINNSGSPIPPEIPMEIKSGDFINVKDGNQHKAVADFNEPVTAIAAIGNPQRFYNLLAHLQVPVKQHISFLDHYQFKQLDFPNGTIVMTEKDAVKCRDIAKDSWWFLPIYAKLPESFSQQLKQKLDSIDKDT; from the coding sequence GTGACTTTTATTGAAAAAGTTTGGTTTGATAATTTACCCCAATATCAATTAGTCAAATGGGTGTTATTGCCACTTACCTGCCTGTTTTGGTTGTTGTCGGGTTTACGGCGAGCTGGATATAAGTTGGGGTGGCTGAAAAGCCATAAAATACCGGTTCCGGTTATTGTGGTGGGCAATATCTCGGTGGGCGGAAACGGTAAAACCCCGTTAGTGGTTTATTTAGCAAAGTGGTTAACTGAGCAAGGTTATAAACCCGGTATTTTGAGCCGAGGTTATGGTGGTAACGCATCTTTATTTCCATCCAGTGTCGACTTTGAAAGCGATGTTAATCGCGTTGGCGATGAACCTTTGCTAATCAAACGGCGCGCCAATTGCCCAGTCGTTATTGATCCTAAACGTCCACGTGGCGCCAAATACTTGGTCGATAAACACCAGTGTAATGTAGTGATTTGTGATGATGGGTTGCAGCACTATGCATTGCAGCGTGATATTGAAATTGTGGTTATTGACGGGGCAAGAAAACACGGTAATGGTTGGTTATTACCAATGGGGCCGTTGAGGGAAAAGCAAAGTAGATTGAAAACGGTCGATTTTGTTATTAATAACAGCGGTTCACCAATACCACCTGAGATACCCATGGAAATTAAATCTGGGGACTTTATTAATGTAAAGGATGGCAATCAGCACAAAGCGGTTGCAGATTTTAACGAGCCCGTTACGGCTATTGCAGCAATTGGCAATCCTCAGCGCTTTTATAATTTGTTAGCGCATTTACAAGTACCGGTAAAACAACATATTTCATTTCTTGATCACTACCAATTTAAACAACTAGACTTTCCTAATGGTACTATCGTCATGACTGAAAAAGATGCGGTAAAATGTCGTGACATAGCCAAAGATAGTTGGTGGTTTTTGCCAATTTATGCAAAATTACCGGAAAGTTTTTCGCAACAACTAAAACAAAAACTAGACTCCATTGATAAGGATACATAA
- the msbA gene encoding lipid A export permease/ATP-binding protein MsbA, whose translation MNSTLPTQSLFKRFMVYLKEFKLAFLMAIIGMIGYAAIDSWIFSQLQPIIDNSLGNQNFETLRIAAYFVVPIFIARGLFNFMGTYILSWIGSHIVMKMRQQLFEKYMYLPVSYHDDNASGGLISKVIYDTEQVSGAGSKALLTLIREGAFVIGLLAVMFYYSWQLSLVFILIGPVVAVIVSIVSKRFRQVSKTIQQTMGNLTSSVEQVIKGHKVVLMFGGQKQEKLKFTERNNHNRQQNMKLVVARVLSVSSIQILASIALAVVLYISSLPSMVEDLTPGIFTTVVVCMTMLLKPLKQLTTVNSEFQKGMAACASVFDVLDQEIELDTGSRQISRLKGKIEFDNVTFTYPDTPTPALNNISFKVEVGQTFALVGRSGSGKSTISSLLTRFYNIQQGQIRLDDIPIEEIKLTDLRKQFALVSQHVTLFNDTIFNNIAYASEDIDSSRVYEAAKIAHVQEFVDQLPEGYNTMVGENGLKLSGGQRQRIAIARAILLDAPILILDEATSALDTESERLIQDALDKLQQDRTSIVVAHRLSTIENADQIMVIEQGKIIEQGDHQTLLQQQGAYSQLHSLQFSEGNKQ comes from the coding sequence ATGAATTCAACGCTTCCCACACAATCTCTGTTTAAACGTTTTATGGTTTATTTGAAGGAATTCAAATTAGCGTTTTTAATGGCGATTATTGGCATGATCGGATATGCCGCTATTGATTCTTGGATATTTTCTCAATTACAGCCGATTATTGATAATAGTTTGGGCAATCAAAACTTTGAAACATTGCGTATTGCCGCCTATTTCGTGGTACCAATATTTATCGCTCGTGGCTTATTTAATTTCATGGGAACTTACATATTGTCATGGATTGGCAGCCATATTGTCATGAAAATGCGCCAGCAATTATTCGAAAAATACATGTATCTTCCGGTTTCATATCATGATGATAATGCGTCTGGCGGACTGATTTCGAAAGTCATTTATGATACTGAACAAGTTTCAGGTGCAGGCAGTAAAGCGTTATTAACCTTGATTCGCGAGGGCGCATTTGTCATCGGTTTATTAGCGGTTATGTTTTATTATTCATGGCAACTTTCATTGGTCTTTATCTTAATTGGCCCCGTGGTTGCGGTCATAGTGTCAATCGTCAGCAAACGATTCCGTCAGGTCAGTAAAACGATTCAGCAAACGATGGGCAACTTAACCTCGTCAGTTGAGCAAGTTATCAAAGGTCATAAAGTTGTATTGATGTTTGGTGGCCAAAAACAAGAAAAATTAAAATTTACCGAACGTAATAACCACAATCGCCAGCAAAATATGAAATTAGTTGTGGCCCGTGTGTTGAGCGTTTCATCCATCCAGATTTTAGCTTCCATTGCATTGGCAGTGGTTTTGTATATTTCTAGCTTACCTAGCATGGTAGAAGATCTTACTCCTGGAATTTTTACAACCGTTGTGGTTTGTATGACAATGTTGCTCAAACCCCTCAAGCAACTTACCACGGTGAACAGTGAGTTTCAAAAGGGCATGGCTGCCTGTGCCAGTGTGTTTGATGTGCTCGATCAAGAAATTGAATTGGATACTGGCAGCAGACAAATTAGTCGCCTGAAGGGTAAAATTGAATTCGACAATGTCACCTTCACTTATCCTGATACACCCACGCCAGCGTTAAATAACATATCTTTTAAAGTTGAAGTGGGCCAAACCTTTGCTTTAGTCGGTCGTTCTGGCAGTGGCAAATCAACCATCTCTAGTTTATTGACGCGTTTTTATAATATTCAACAGGGGCAAATTCGTTTAGACGATATACCCATTGAAGAAATAAAGTTAACTGATTTACGTAAACAATTTGCATTGGTTTCTCAACACGTTACGCTTTTTAATGACACCATTTTTAACAATATCGCCTATGCGTCTGAGGACATTGACAGCTCCCGTGTGTACGAAGCGGCTAAAATTGCCCATGTGCAGGAATTTGTTGATCAATTACCTGAAGGTTACAACACTATGGTAGGCGAGAACGGTTTGAAGTTATCTGGTGGTCAACGCCAACGAATAGCCATTGCTCGCGCAATTTTGCTTGATGCTCCCATATTAATTTTGGATGAGGCGACCTCGGCACTAGACACTGAATCGGAACGTTTAATTCAAGATGCATTAGATAAATTACAACAAGATAGAACCAGTATTGTTGTTGCTCATCGTTTGTCTACGATTGAGAATGCTGACCAAATAATGGTGATAGAGCAAGGCAAAATAATTGAGCAAGGAGATCACCAAACATTATTGCAACAACAAGGTGCTTATTCTCAGTTACATAGTTTGCAATTTAGTGAAGGGAATAAACAGTAA